One Huiozyma naganishii CBS 8797 chromosome 4, complete genome genomic region harbors:
- the KNAG0D03030 gene encoding uncharacterized protein (similar to Saccharomyces cerevisiae HXK1 (YFR053C) and HXK2 (YGL253W); ancestral locus Anc_3.581): MVHLGPKKPPVRKGSMVDVPKELLAALGEIEQSFNVDGPTLQGVVKHFISELNKGLTKKGGNIPMIPGWVMDYPTGKEKGDYLAIDLGGTNLRVVLVKLSGNGTFDTTQSKYKLPKHIRTTQNRDELFSFIAQSLKDFIVETFPDGCKENLPLGFTFSYPASQTRINSGVLQRWTKGFDIPNVEGHDVVPLLKEQMDKLNLPIDIVAVINDTTGTLVASLYTDLETKMGVIFGTGVNGAYFDVVKDIEKLEGKLADDVPPESPMIINCEYGSFDNEHVSLPRNKYDVIVDEQSPRPGQQTFEKMSSGYYLGELLRLALVDLHGRGLILKDQDVTKLNEEYIMDTSFPSKIEEDPFENLENTQELLSKELGIETTVQERKLIRRISEAIGARSARLSVCGIAAICQKRGYETGHIAADGSVWKMYPNFKEKAHLGLKDIYGWTETDPAKFPIIIVDSEDGSGAGAAVIAALTEQRLKAGKSVGLK, from the coding sequence ATGGTTCATCTAGGTCCAAAGAAGCCACCTGTGAGAAAGGGGTCCATGGTCGACGTCCCCAAGGAGTTGCTCGCCGCGCTCGGTGAGATTGAACAAAGTTTCAACGTCGACGGGCCAACTTTGCAAGGTGTCGTGAAACACTTCATCTCTGAGTTGAACAAAGGGTTGACCAAGAAAGGTGGGAACATCCCCATGATCCCAGGGTGGGTCATGGACTACCCTACCGGGAAGGAGAAGGGTGACTACTTGGCCATCGACTTGGGTGGTACCAACTTGAGAGTCGTCCTCGTTAAACTGTCAGGAAACGGGACCTTCGACACCACCCAGTCCAAGTACAAGTTGCCCAAACACATCAGAACGACTCAAAACCGTGACGAGTTGTTCTCCTTCATTGCtcaatctttgaaagacttCATCGTCGAGACTTTCCCAGACGGTTGTAAGGAGAATCTGCCATTGGGGTTCACTTTCTCGTACCCTGCCTCCCAAACAAGGATCAACAGCGGGGTCCTGCAAAGATGGACCAAGGGGTTCGATATCCCTAACGTGGAGGGCCACGATGTTGTGCCCTTGCTAAAGGAGCAAATGGACAAGTTGAACTTGCCAATTGACATTGTCGCTGTCATTAACGACACTACGGGTACTTTGGTCGCCTCTTTGTACACCGATTTGGAGACTAAGATGGGTGTCATCTTCGGTACGGGTGTCAACGGTGCCTACTTCGATGTCGTCAAGGACATTGAGAAATTGGAAGGCAAATTGGCCGACGATGTCCCACCTGAGTCCCCCATGATCATCAACTGTGAGTACGGTTCCTTCGACAACGAACACGTCTCCCTGCCAAGAAACAAGTACGATGTCATCGTCGATGAACAATCTCCAAGACCTGGGCAACAGACTTTCGAAAAGATGAGTTCCGGTTACTACTTGGGTGAATTGTTGCGTTTGGCCCTGGTTGACTTGCACGGCCGTGGCTTGATTCTAAAGGACCAAGATGTCACCAAGTTGAACGAGGAGTACATCATGGACACTTCCTTCCCATCCAAGATCGAGGAGGACCCATTCGAAAACTTGGAAAACACCCAAGAGTTGTTGTCCAAGGAGCTGGGTATCGAAACCACCGTCCAGGAGAGGAAATTGATCAGACGGATCAGTGAAGCCATTGGTGCCAGATCCGCTAGACTTTCAGTGTGTGGTATCGCCGCCATCTGCCAAAAGAGAGGTTACGAGACGGGCCACATCGCCGCGGACGGGTCCGTGTGGAAGATGTATccaaacttcaaagagaaggcCCACTTGGGGTTGAAGGACATCTACGGGTGGACTGAAACGGATCCAGCCAAGTTCCcaatcatcatcgtcgaCTCAGAGGATGGATCAGGTGCTGGTGCCGCCGTCATTGCCGCTTTGACCGAACAAAGATTGAAGGCCGGTAAGTCTGTCGGTTTGAAATAA
- the KNAG0D03050 gene encoding uncharacterized protein (similar to Saccharomyces cerevisiae STB6 (YKL072W) and STB2 (YMR053C); ancestral locus Anc_2.616) has protein sequence MSETVEAGGGGVATFAGWSGVQGVCSVGRGGGFGAVVRLWQLSDSASKLVWRVRSRDVAGWAAPVVHGPQNITLYGLRCIQPQFSGLEKGFLLNSRRVPVLGLHTPPPASVTMVDALANAYSHMYASPRDLAKTPSNRNRRASNEDCGVVPPIELASFIFPDKKALLEIDIASYSDVSYKEVLIIGFEIYIVEQWVAERKLSSIITSYTGNTQDAVSAVEVVLPAKFEYWPGKFQQYYNELLAFAQPKLPREALGTVFITDLSTVPLSLNIIHIECGDLRTIWHDFKINFNLKMMHCAGRSSALLAPPSSAAKEKFAQLYKIPLDFKDGKRTHVGNTFFGGTTSPTLLNLQRQKPATNVADEYSPVNELVEIVQICLLYFNRFHYRVDGLLCHSTKAQIDDWWDHYGKLYLGCEKPRNEATLGPTTVASLVSLVLCCFYKLALENCINTKDPFDAVEYFNGVYNFQKKLGIIRPNKKIYLDHLTLEKLFESTQKFSSNDFLKLRKAVKSKMQDLAGKQNTTHLSDEILTSDLDTLINHVSGGSLGYLWKGENNPKLLYQLEHRHNNFCRFSFNRGDPKMALEQRKDEIKNFQRKPRFYTPDSSKKQNTAQFVESNFNSQNMATENGRSFSNSILSISSMFPNYDKPTASLNVECNKIYQGEFHRRNSLPFCHDGTRDSEELTAWERDHEQSMYRSNSVSNIMDVLFKWELPFDPSMVKVARDLKKLDTNLNRQKKLQDTEVDDLEENEGSVAPDTAKYKALTKKLQEDHEQYAKHSVAFDGRAQSLRNKQQILSNEMKEINSLSSKLTYDIRILELRVRDVEESVQQFNLKLKNMKKSLILRDEDVSEALKHTSNDQEFDAYVRRAILSERTCYKGLCLSMLHRDSMNEVRNDLMSWIGYFFSSFSTSSNDTQKSMSKPMIELDGS, from the coding sequence ATGTCAGAAACAGTGGAAGctgggggggggggagtgGCAACATTCGCGGGGTGGAGCGGAGTGCAGGGTGTGTGTTCGGTGGGGCGGGGGGGGGGGTTTGGTGCGGTTGTGCGGTTGTGGCAGTTATCGGACTCAGCTAGCAAGCTCGTGTGGCGTGTGCGGTCACGTGATGTGGCGGGATGGGCAGCACCCGTAGTGCATGGTCCCCAAAACATCACTTTGTACGGTCTACGGTGTATCCAGCCGCAGTTTTCCGGATTAGAAAAGGGCTTCCTCTTGAACAGTCGCAGAGTACCCGTACTTGGTCTGCATACCCCCCCCCCAGCATCCGTGACTATGGTGGATGCGTTGGCTAACGCTTACTCGCACATGTATGCCTCTCCGAGAGACTTGGCAAAGACTCCAAGCAACAGGAATAGGCGGGCGTCAAACGAGGACTGCGGTGTCGTGCCTCCTATTGAACTAGCTAGTTTCATATTCCCGGATAAAAAGGCGCTTCTGGAGATAGATATAGCGTCGTACTCGGATGTCAGTTACAAAGAGGTGCTGATAATCGGGTTCGAGATATACATTGTGGAACAGTGGGTCGCAGAGAGGAAACTGTCCTCCATTATCACCTCGTACACGGGGAACACACAGGATGCAGTCTCTGCAGTGGAGGTTGTGTTACCGGCGAAGTTTGAGTACTGGCCTGGGAAGTTCCAGCAGTACTACAACGAGTTGCTCGCTTTTGCACAACCGAAGTTGCCCAGGGAGGCCCTCGGGACAGTGTTCATTACTGACTTGTCCACGGTCCCGCTATCTTTAAACATCATACACATCGAGTGTGGGGATCTTCGGACTATATGGCATGATTTCAAGATAAatttcaacttgaagatgatgcaCTGTGCGGGGAGATCCTCCGCGTTGCTGGCACCACCGTCCAGTGCTGCAAAGGAGAAGTTCGCACAGTTGTACAAGATCCCGCTCGATTTCAAAGACGGGAAGAGGACTCACGTCGgaaacactttcttcggGGGGACTACCTCCCCGACACTCCTCAATTTGCAGAGGCAGAAACCAGCGACTAATGTGGCGGACGAGTACTCGCCAGTGAACGAGCTCGTAGAGATAGTACAGATATGCCTGCTCTACTTCAACAGGTTCCATTACAGAGTCGACGGTCTGCTGTGCCATTCGACCAAAGCACAGATTGACGACTGGTGGGACCACTACGGGAAACTGTACCTCGGTTGTGAGAAACCTAGGAACGAGGCCACATTGGGCCCGACCACCGTGGCGTCGCTCGTGAGTCTTGTCCTCTGTTGCTTCTACAAGCTTGCCCTAGAGAACTGCATTAATACAAAGGACCCGTTTGATGCAGTGGAATATTTTAACGGTGTTtacaatttccaaaaaaaattgggGATAATAAGACCCAATAAGAAAATATACTTGGATCATCTAACgttggagaaactgtttgaaagCACACAGAAATTTTCAAGTaacgattttttgaagcttAGAAAGGCAGTGAAGAGTAAAATGCAAGACTTGGCGGGGAAACAGAACACAACACATCTCTCAGATGAGATATTAACAAGCGATCTGGATACTTTGATTAACCACGTAAGTGGTGGGTCACTAGGTTACTTGTGGAAGGGGGAGAATAACCCAAAGTTACTCTACCAGTTAGAACACAGACACAACAATTTTTGTAGGTTCTCCTTCAATAGGGGAGATCCGAAAATGGCCCTAGAGCAAAGAAAAGATGAAATCAAAAACTTCCAGAGGAAACCAAGGTTTTATACACCAGACTCAAGtaagaaacaaaacacgGCCCAGTTCGTGGAGAGTAACTTCAATTCCCAAAATATGGCCACAGAAAATGGGAGGAGTTTTTCGAACTCAATATTGAGCATCTCGTCGATGTTCCCCAATTACGACAAACCAACTGCATCGTTGAACGTCGAATGCAACAAGATCTACCAAGGAGAGTTTCATAGGAGGAACTCGTTACCCTTTTGTCACGATGGAACACGGGACAGTGAGGAACTCACAGCGTGGGAGAGAGATCACGAGCAATCTATGTACCGATCGAACTCTGTCTCGAATATCATGGATgtcctcttcaaatggGAACTGCCCTTTGATCCATCGATGGTGAAAGTGGCCAgagatttgaaaaagttgGATACGAATTTGAACAGACAGAAGAAACTTCAAGACACGGAAGTTGATGACCtcgaagaaaatgaaggcTCTGTAGCACCAGACACGGCCAAATACAAGGCACTGaccaaaaaattgcaaGAGGACCATGAGCAGTACGCGAAGCACTCGGTGGCATTCGATGGGAGGGCACAATCGTTAAGAAACAAGCAACAAATACTAAGCAATGAGATGAAGGAGATCAACTCGTTGTCGTCAAAGTTGACCTACGATATTAGGATTCTTGAACTTAGAGTCAGAGACGTTGAAGAGAGCGTGCAACAgttcaatttgaaactgaaaaatatgAAAAAGTCATTAATCCTCAGAGATGAGGACGTCTCTGAAGCGTTGAAGCATACTAGCAATGACCAAGAATTCGATGCTTACGTTCGGAGAGCCATACTTTCGGAAAGGACCTGTTACAAAGGTTTGTGTTTGAGTATGTTGCACAGGGATTCCATGAATGAAGTGAGGAATGACCTTATGTCATGGATCggttattttttttccagtttctcaaCGTCCTCCAATGATACCCAAAAATCAATGTCAAAACCAATGATTGAACTGGACGGGAGTTGA
- the KNAG0D03060 gene encoding uncharacterized protein, translated as MPSVRVATARLVSNLKRLLRGKTVTGRRAWVLVLTGIIGLCFFALSIKTHADLFSNNDNAQVGRVVVTEKEFLSNLDLTETLSKMKKKWLMSRFNNELLTKRFRKENVVGYVSNIDLSKTQAYARLKPDDRNSWIEDSLGCKEMQQPHVLESYVWDQKIKIDIYNVRNMLISQNHPLRTYLISEEEKHMSTKDILRENWYAFGSSAVWLEKENCYLVYTRLMYSKEHKRNIPFMSLIYGQAYDRDWNLLPGKMIRYNDIAMPDVVKQEVEKLKYERENTSCDHVKHDAKQFEECLTIYKDMMQDIDVRLAALQDRYYISYPTVIDIPMVINHVYNGPEDPRSILHKNQRGEEPLLLFNMETEGYRRIHSFYPHRKINSLVRFESTDMSLSRTEKNWAPFLTDPASENDRFPEESIHFVYNLMPLIIFRCSLFDGKCRTVFKDHNIEDASVGLIRGGTQFVKLPSVIPEVEGRAMWVAFTKSHVKECGCTGAFYRPMLTVMVEKDGAFNIETITPVVDFKMDVLNWSLDGTSCVGLNNVLSPNSISSWDVISQDAETGQYEDYMTVIVSESDVNSKLVVVKGVLNFVIDIYRKFQVRDTYTADEESALINKKQFKCTEQDLRDFCALYSDTH; from the coding sequence ATGCCGAGTGTGAGGGTTGCTACTGCTCGCTTGGTGTCCAATTTAAAGAGACTGTTGAGGGGCAAGACTGTCACTGGACGTAGAGCATGGGTTCTGGTCCTGACGGGGATCATTGGCTTATGTTTCTTTGCGCTGTCGATAAAGACACATGCTGATTTGTTTTCCAACAATGACAATGCGCAAGTAGGGAGAGTAGTTGTTACGGAGAAGGAATTTTTGTCTAATCTGGATCTTACTGAAACTCTTTCCAAAATGAAAAAGAAGTGGCTCATGTCTCGTTTCAACAACGAGTTACTTACGAAACGATTTCGTAAGGAGAACGTCGTTGGGTATGTTTCAAACATAGACTTGTCCAAAACACAAGCCTATGCTCGGCTTAAACCGGATGACAGGAATTCGTGGATAGAAGATTCGCTCGGTTGCAAAGAAATGCAACAACCTCATGTCTTGGAATCGTACGTGTGGGACCAAAAGATTAAGATTGACATATATAATGTACGGAACATGTTGATCTCACAAAATCATCCGCTGCGGACCTACCTGATTagcgaggaggagaagcacATGTCGACGAAAGATATATTGAGAGAAAACTGGTATGCGTTTGGTTCTTCAGCTGTTTGgttggagaaggaaaattGTTACTTGGTGTACACAAGATTAATGTATTCGAAGGAacacaaaagaaacattcCGTTTATGTCTCTGATATACGGTCAAGCATACGATAGGGATTGGAATTTGCTTCCTGGGAAAATGATTCGGTATAATGATATTGCGATGCCTGATGTTGTGAAACAAGAggttgaaaaattgaagtaTGAGAGAGAAAACACGAGCTGTGATCACGTCAAGCACGACGCAAAGCAGTTTGAGGAGTGTCTTACAATTTACAAGGACATGATGCAAGATATCGATGTCCGGTTAGCTGCTCTTCAAGACAGGTACTACATATCGTACCCAACCGTCATCGATATACCCATGGTCATTAATCACGTGTACAATGGTCCCGAGGACCCGAGGTCCATCTTGCACAAGAACCAAAGGGGTGAAGAGCCTCTGCTTCTGTTCAATATGGAGACTGAAGGTTACAGAAGAATCCATTCGTTCTACCCGCATAGAAAGATCAATTCCCTAGTGAGATTTGAATCTACAGACATGAGTTTGTCCAGGACTGAGAAGAACTGGGCACCATTTTTGACGGACCCAGCGTCAGAGAACGATCGATTCCCAGAGGAGTCTATCCATTTCGTTTACAACCTCATGCCACTGATTATATTCCGTTGTTCGTTGTTTGACGGGAAATGTCGTACTGTATTTAAGGACCACAATATCGAGGATGCGTCCGTCGGGCTAATAAGGGGTGGTACGCAATTTGTTAAACTTCCCTCGGTGATCCCAGAGGTGGAAGGCCGGGCCATGTGGGTAGCGTTCACCAAGTCGCACGTGAAGGAGTGTGGCTGCACTGGTGCATTCTACAGGCCGATGCTCACCGTCATGGTGGAAAAGGACGGCGCCTTCAACATAGAGACCATAACACCCGTTGTCGACTTCAAGATGGACGTGCTCAACTGGAGCCTCGACGGCACATCGTGCGTTGGTCTTAACAACGTTTTGAGTCCGAACAGTATCTCCTCCTGGGATGTTATTTCGCAGGACGCAGAGACGGGCCAGTACGAGGACTACATGACGGTTATAGTGAGTGAGTCCGACGTCAATTCCAAGCTGGTCGTAGTCAAGGGtgttttgaatttcgtCATTGACATTTATCGCAAATTCCAAGTCCGTGACACCTACACAGCCGACGAAGAATCCGCACTTATCAACAAGAAGCAATTCAAGTGTACTGAGCAAGACCTGAGAGATTTCTGCGCTCTTTACAGTGACACGCACTGA
- the RTG2 gene encoding Rtg2p (similar to Saccharomyces cerevisiae RTG2 (YGL252C); ancestral locus Anc_3.579), whose product MDGASASVNDEAPRDEVPRGSETELISRNLCAIVDIGTNGIRFSISSKSQHHARIMPCVFKDRLGISLYELQFPPGGAIAAAAAAGAGAGGRLAPPLPHQIPIPDDIILEICNAMKRFKLICEDFGVSDESVTVVATEATRVALNKDQFVSAIAESTGWSVDVLSPEQETQITTYGLVSSFNAINGLFLDLSGGSVQLSWVKSSAGKVDYCPHPINLPYGASVLARRVSSEGKAPLYTEIRDALVREINNPAFEIPQEMILEAQRRGGFDLFTRGGGLRGLGHLLLSQDKTYPIQTIINGVAIPYDEFVAMTDYLFLRGHIPLPLGRKSGNNKIFKVSEKRAWQLPGVAVLMTALFECLPKIKSIYFSEGGIREGTLYSYLPRGLCSQDPLVTASAPYAPLLTEKYYQLLLTAIPQNEVPEIVWQRVAPALCNLAFIHASYPKELQPTAALHVATTGIIAGCHGLSHRVRALIGIALCNRWGGNIPENEELFLNSLEQLILNDTDKTRVRKILWWTKYIGTIMYVICGVHPGGNIRDNVFDFQVITHRRDSSSLAKKTRELLIDEALTAAQPPQHTEFEVLVNIGKDDLKTSASVRARIITLQKKIRKLSRGNVERVAVRVHMREDEA is encoded by the coding sequence ATGGATGGTGCGAGTGCTAGTGTTAATGACGAGGCCCCCCGTGACGAGGTCCCCCGCGGGTCGGAGACGGAGCTGATCTCGCGGAATCTGTGCGCGATAGTGGATATCGGGACAAACGGGATCCGGTTCTCGATATCGTCCAAATCACAGCACCATGCGAGGATCATGCCCTGTGTTTTTAAGGATAGGCTTGGGATCTCGCTGTACGAGCTGCAGTTCCCGCCTGGTGGTGCCATTGCAGCTGCCGCGGCGGCTGGGGCCGGGGCTGGGGGGCGGCTGGCGCCGCCCTTGCCCCACCAGATTCCTATCCCAGACGATATTATCCTCGAGATATGCAATGCGATGAAACGGTTCAAACTTATTTGCGAGGATTTCGGTGTCAGTGATGAGAGTGTCACCGTGGTTGCGACGGAGGCGACGCGGGTCGCGCTGAACAAAGACCAGTTCGTGAGCGCCATCGCGGAGAGTACAGGGTGGTCTGTCGACGTACTCTCCCCGGAGCAAGAGACGCAGATTACAACTTATGGGCTCGTTTCGTCCTTTAACGCAATCAATGGACTGTTCTTGGACCTTTCCGGTGGGTCCGTGCAATTGTCGTGGGTCAAATCCAGTGCTGGGAAAGTCGACTACTGTCCGCACCCGATTAACCTGCCCTACGGTGCCTCAGTCCTCGCAAGAAGGGTCTCCTCGGAGGGGAAGGCCCCACTGTACACAGAGATTAGAGACGCACTGGTGCGCGAGATTAACAACCCTGCGTTCGAGATCCCGCAGGAGATGATCCTTGAGGCGCAGCGCAGGGGCGGGTTCGACCTGTTCACTAGAGGCGGTGGGCTACGTGGCCTGGGGCACTTGCTTCTCTCCCAGGATAAGACGTACCCTATCCAGACAATCATTAACGGCGTCGCTATCCCCTACGACGAGTTCGTCGCTATGACAGACTACCTGTTCCTGAGGGGACACATACCGTTGCCCCTCGGCCGTAAGTCCGGGAACAAcaagatcttcaaagtctcgGAGAAGAGGGCGTGGCAGTTGCCCGGTGTCGCAGTGCTCATGACCGCACTGTTCGAGTGTCTCCCCAAGATCAAATCTATATACTTCAGCGAGGGTGGGATCAGAGAGGGGACATTGTACTCGTACTTACCCCGCGGGCTCTGCTCACAGGATCCGCTCGTCACAGCGTCGGCACCCTACGCACCTTTGCTCACAGAGAAGTACTACCAGCTGCTTCTGACGGCGATCCCACAGAACGAGGTACCCGAGATCGTGTGGCAGCGGGTCGCCCCAGCACTTTGCAACCTCGCGTTCATCCACGCGTCGTACCCGAAGGAATTGCAACCCACGGCGGCACTGCACGTGGCCACGACGGGGATTATAGCAGGGTGCCATGGGCTGTCCCACAGAGTCCGCGCGTTAATCGGCATCGCCCTTTGCAACAGGTGGGGGGGGAACATCCCGGAGAACGAGGAACTGTTCCTCAACTCGCTCGAACAACTAATCCTCAACGACACAGACAAGACTCGCGTTCGCAAGATCCTGTGGTGGACCAAATACATAGGCACCATCATGTACGTCATCTGCGGCGTGCACCCTGGAGGGAACATCAGGGACAACGTCTTCGACTTCCAAGTCATCACGCACAGAAGGGACAGCTCCTCCCTTGCTAAGAAGACAAGGGAGCTGCTCATCGACGAGGCATTGACCGCGGCACAACCACCGCAACACACAGAATTCGAAGTCCTCGTGAACATAGGCAAGGACGACCTCAAGACAAGCGCCTCGGTCCGCGCAAGAATCATCACActgcagaagaagatacGGAAACTGTCGCGCGGTAATGTAGAACGCGTCGCAGTGCGGGTCCACATGCGGGAGGACGAAGCATAG
- the RPN12 gene encoding proteasome regulatory particle lid subunit RPN12 (similar to Saccharomyces cerevisiae RPN12 (YFR052W); ancestral locus Anc_3.580): MSNSLGEQVKKLIAHSEAKDWEQCSQLASAVEIELLKTGILFPDKQRALAEQQYMVDLNTTKKILEIGALAAINVSEFQKFKDYYKKLSLWYFNDTVDTWAKSDKRAKIVCLYLLILLSEGEVTTFHSELEFLDKHLGSLEDDEFLSYPVKVDRWLMEGAYQNAWDLLESGLQIPEFDLLSQSLMDAIRDEIARNIELTYDHLPLSSLKALLFFDSEKVAEKYAGTRGWTVQDSVVHFPSRQQDAEGPEDAGTGTDNEYKLILRSLNYAKELETIV; this comes from the coding sequence ATGAGCAATTCGTTGGGGGAACAGGTGAAGAAGCTGATAGCACACTCGGAGGCGAAGGACTGGGAGCAGTGCTCGCAGCTGGCGTCCGCGGTGGAGATAGAGCTGCTGAAGACGGGGATCCTCTTCCCCGACAAGCAGCGCGCTCTCGCTGAACAGCAGTACATGGTGGATTTGAACACCACGAAGAAGATACTGGAGATTGGCGCCTTAGCGGCGATTAACGTATCTGAATTCCAGAAATTCAAGGACTACTACAAGAAGTTGAGCCTTTGGTACTTCAACGACACGGTGGACACCTGGGCTAAATCGGACAAGCGTGCTAAGATCGTGTGTTTGTACCTGCTGATCCTTTTGTCTGAGGGGGAAGTCACTACATTCCACTCTGAGCTCGAGTTTCTGGATAAGCACCTTGGTTCGctcgaggacgacgagtttCTGTCGTACCCGGTGAAGGTGGACAGATGGCTCATGGAGGGTGCGTATCAGAACGCGTGGGACCTGTTGGAGTCCGGGCTGCAGATCCCGGAGTTCGACCTGTTGTCTCAGAGCTTGATGGACGCCATCAGGGACGAGATCGCGAGAAACATCGAACTCACGTACGACCATTTGCCCTTATCCAGTCTGAAGGCGTTacttttcttcgacagCGAGAAGGTCGCGGAGAAGTACGCAGGGACTAGAGGGTGGACAGTACAGGACTCCGTGGTTCATTTCCCTAGCAGGCAGCAGGATGCTGAAGGCCCTGAAGATGCCGGCACGGGCACAGATAACGAGTACAAGTTGATACTACGGTCTTTGAACTACGCCAAGGAACTGGAAACCATTGTATAA